From one Humulus lupulus chromosome 8, drHumLupu1.1, whole genome shotgun sequence genomic stretch:
- the LOC133793873 gene encoding mitogen-activated protein kinase kinase kinase 20-like, whose protein sequence is MLGKGGYGTVYCAKMIEVPSLVDGTSHLRGFRSLMAVKTSLLSESDELVNEKKILDLFDDCPFIIDCYGDDTTIQYNNDDQQVIFYNVFLEYAAGGTLFDHIETSPLYNESEQVKQYIKSILMGVMCIHEKGFVHCDLKPDNILLVKEKEDDDFYVAKISDFGLAKMADPIKGSSEYMAPECVCEDKFQEQQLDIWAFGTMVLLILTKRRVWSEDLSHYISEEAKDFVLKCLETNPFERPSAKMLLSHPFIADKKIMRN, encoded by the coding sequence ATGTTAGGGAAAGGTGGTTATGGTACAGTCTATTGTGCCAAAATGATCGAAGTACCATCACTAGTTGATGGGACTTCACACTTACGTGGATTTCGCTCTCTCATGGCTGTCAAAACATCTTTACTTTCTGAAAGTGACGAGCTTGTTAATGAGAAGAAAATACTCGACCTTTTTGATGATTGTCCATTTATAATTGACTGTTACGGAGATGATACAACTATtcaatataataatgatgatcaaCAAGTAATATTCTATAATGTGTTTTTGGAGTACGCGGCTGGTGGAACCTTGTTCGATCACATCGAAACCTCTCCGCTTTACAATGAGTCCGAACAAGTCAAACAGTACATAAAGTCGATTTTGATGGGTGTTATGTGCATTCACGAGAAGGGTTTTGTTCACTGTGATCTGAAACCAGATAACATACTACTGGTCAAAGAGAAAGAAGATGATGACTTTTATGTGGCCAAAATCTCTGATTTCGGATTGGCAAAGATGGCCGATCCTATTAAAGGTAGTTCTGAGTATATGGCTCCTGAATGTGTGTGTGAAGACAAATTTCAAGAACAACAGTTAGACATTTGGGCATTTGGTACAATGGTTCTCCTTATATTAACCAAACGACGGGTATGGAGTGAGGATTTAAGCCATTATATCTCTGAAGAGGCTAAGGATTTTGTGCTCAAGTGCTTAGAAACCAACCCATTCGAGAGACCATCAGCAAAGATGCTCCTGAGTCACCCATTTATAGCTGATAAGAAGATTATGAGGAATTGA